One region of Brachyhypopomus gauderio isolate BG-103 chromosome 9, BGAUD_0.2, whole genome shotgun sequence genomic DNA includes:
- the nmbr gene encoding neuromedin-B receptor: MDNTLNTSLSKDTSDYNNLTDEWISDERETLNFIIRCVIPSVYILIITIGLLGNITLVKIFITTSAMRSVPNIFISSLAVGDLLLLVTCVPVDAIRYFFEEWIFGTVACKLIPVIQLTSVGVSVFTLTALSADRHKAIVNPMDIQASSAVFWTCLKAISIWVLSVLLAVPEAIFSQVVHMSDGNITFTACVPYPLSNELHPKIHSVLIFLVYFLVPLSIISIYYYHIARTLIQSAHDIPGEVSEHTKRQMETRKRLAKIVLVFVGLFAVCWFPNHVLYMYRSFHYRQVDSSLLHLLLTLLARVLSFSSSCVNPFALYLLSDSFRRHFDSQLACRRQRPQERGSSYLRSTSAMRMTSIKKSNPALANGPAHTGPTHTGPTHTETE, encoded by the exons ATGGATAACACCTTAAATACATCCTTATCTAAGGACACTTCCGACTATAATAACCTAACCGACGAGTGGATATCCGATGAAAGGGAAACACTTAATTTCATTATTCGCTGCGTCATACCATCAGTATATATACTTATAATTACAATTGGTTTGTTAGGCAACATCACTCTTGTAAAGATATTTATCACTACCAGCGCCATGCGGAGTGTGCCCAACATATTCATCTCCAGTTTGGCCGTTGGAGACCTTTTGCTTTTGGTCACTTGTGTGCCCGTGGACGCCATCCGTTATTTCTTCGAGGAGTGGATTTTTGGTACCGTAGCTTGTAAGCTAATACCGGTTATCCAGCTCACCTCGGTCGGGGTCTCCGTATTCACACTCACGGCGCTAAGCGCCGACAG GCATAAAGCCATTGTGAATCCCATGGACATCCAGGCGTCCAGTGCTGTTTTCTGGACCTGCCTGAAGGCAATCTCCATCTGGGTGCTCTCCGTGCTACTGGCAGTACCTGAAGCCATCTTCTCCCAGGTGGTCCACATGTCTGATGGGAACATAACCTTCACAGCCTGTGTGCCCTATCCCCTATCAAACGAGCTGCATCCCAAAATCCACTCGGTTCTGATCTTTCTGGTGTATTTCCTCGTTCCCTTGAGCATCATCTCCATCTACTACTATCACATCGCCAGGACGCTGATCCAGAGTGCTCATGATATTCCTGGTGAGGTCAGCGAGCACACCAAACGCCAG ATGGAGACCAGGAAGCGTCTGGCCAAGATCGTGCTGGTGTTCGTGGGCCTGTTTGCGGTGTGCTGGTTCCCTAACCACGTGCTCTACATGTACCGGTCCTTCCACTACCGGCAGGTGGACTCCTcgctcctccacctgctcctcacgCTGCTGGCACGTGTGCTGAGCTTCTCCAGCTCCTGCGTGAACCCCTTCGCCCTCTACTTGCTGAGCGACAGCTTCCGCCGCCACTTCGACAGCCAGTTGGCGTGCCGGCGACAGCGGCCGCAGGAACGAGGCTCCAGCTACCTGAGGAGCACCTCCGCCATGCGCATGACCTCCATAAAGAAGAGCAACCCCGCCCTGGCCAATGGCCCCGCCCACACTGGCCCCACCCACACTGGCCCCACCCACACAG AGACAGAATAA